A portion of the Adhaeribacter radiodurans genome contains these proteins:
- a CDS encoding 3-keto-disaccharide hydrolase, translated as MNLHFTFSKKFILAGMMLGVFTFAKAQTTPTPPKMVPEMTEFWEPEVKVITPGTGAGTTAPSDAIVLFDGKDLSQWVSVKDPSAPAPWTVNKGVFTVKKGTGNIQTKQSFQDYQLHIEWQIPANITGKSQARGNSGIFLASIGNGDAGYELQVLDSYNNRTYANGQAGSIYKQFRPLVNAMRKPGEWNVYDVVFTAPRFKEDGSLFSPARVTVIHNGVIIQNNTMIKGPTQYIGIPDYNQPHGKAPIKLQDHGDPSEPISFRNIWIREL; from the coding sequence ATGAACTTACACTTCACTTTTTCTAAAAAGTTTATTCTGGCGGGTATGATGCTGGGCGTATTTACTTTTGCCAAAGCACAAACTACTCCTACCCCGCCCAAAATGGTACCCGAAATGACTGAGTTCTGGGAACCGGAAGTTAAAGTAATTACCCCAGGTACCGGTGCCGGAACAACCGCCCCTTCGGATGCCATTGTTTTATTTGATGGTAAAGATTTATCGCAGTGGGTTTCAGTAAAAGATCCTTCTGCACCCGCTCCCTGGACCGTAAACAAAGGCGTATTTACCGTTAAAAAAGGAACCGGTAACATTCAAACCAAACAATCTTTCCAAGACTACCAATTGCATATTGAGTGGCAAATTCCGGCGAATATTACTGGTAAAAGCCAGGCCCGCGGCAATAGCGGTATATTCTTAGCCTCTATTGGCAATGGCGATGCTGGTTACGAATTGCAGGTGTTAGATAGCTATAACAACCGGACGTACGCCAACGGACAAGCCGGCAGTATTTACAAGCAATTCCGCCCTTTAGTAAATGCTATGCGTAAACCAGGCGAATGGAATGTGTACGATGTAGTGTTTACCGCTCCCCGCTTTAAAGAAGATGGTTCTTTGTTTTCACCTGCCCGGGTAACGGTAATCCACAACGGGGTAATTATTCAAAATAATACCATGATTAAAGGCCCAACTCAGTACATTGGTATCCCGGATTACAATCAGCCGCACGGCAAAGCGCCCATTAAATTACAAGACCACGGTGATCCGAGCGAGCCTATTAGCTTCCGTAACATCTGGATTCGGGAATTATAA
- a CDS encoding alpha/beta fold hydrolase has translation MMVEQKTYKVNGVSLRTYEAGTPGQPLILFLHGFPEMGQAWYKQLYFFAENGFHAVAPDQRGYNKSSKPNGVKSYNLKFLTSDIAGLIEQLTTDKVYLVGHDWGGAVAWAMALNCPEIIEKVIILNMPHPVVMHEHLLHNSNQRRRSWYAGFFQIPFLPEWLSRVFNYRSLEKTLVNTALPNTFPKEQLELYKTAWRQPGALTAMINWYRAYKYNLVTTTDLITVPTLLLWGKKDAFLITEMAQPSIDQCRNGKLKFINEATHWLHHEKPDLINQSILAFIQSPA, from the coding sequence ATGATGGTTGAACAAAAAACGTATAAAGTAAATGGAGTAAGTTTACGTACTTATGAAGCAGGCACTCCTGGCCAACCCTTAATTCTTTTTTTACACGGTTTTCCGGAAATGGGCCAAGCCTGGTATAAACAACTTTATTTTTTTGCCGAAAACGGATTTCACGCGGTAGCACCAGACCAAAGAGGGTATAACAAAAGCAGCAAACCAAACGGTGTAAAATCTTATAACCTTAAGTTCTTAACCAGCGATATAGCAGGTTTAATAGAGCAGCTTACAACCGATAAAGTTTATTTAGTAGGGCACGATTGGGGCGGAGCGGTGGCCTGGGCAATGGCACTTAATTGCCCCGAGATAATAGAAAAAGTTATAATCCTGAATATGCCGCACCCGGTTGTAATGCACGAACACTTGCTCCACAATTCCAATCAAAGACGTCGGAGCTGGTACGCTGGCTTTTTTCAAATACCTTTTTTGCCGGAATGGTTGAGCCGCGTTTTTAATTACCGGTCGTTAGAGAAAACTTTGGTAAATACGGCGCTTCCCAATACTTTTCCGAAGGAGCAATTAGAATTATACAAAACTGCTTGGCGGCAACCCGGTGCTCTAACTGCCATGATTAACTGGTACCGGGCTTATAAATACAATCTGGTAACCACTACTGATTTAATAACAGTTCCTACCTTATTGCTTTGGGGCAAAAAAGATGCTTTTCTAATAACCGAAATGGCGCAGCCCAGCATAGATCAATGCCGCAACGGTAAATTAAAATTTATTAACGAAGCCACCCATTGGCTACACCAC
- a CDS encoding amidohydrolase family protein, with translation MKIDAHQHFWQYSPSTHAWITPEMAILQRHYLPSDLQPELEQVGFAGCVAVQASQTEAETEFLLNLATKFSFIKGVVGWVDLRAENAPERLAYFAQNQLFKGVRHVVQDEPDDLFLLQPAFLKGISALQPLGLTYDILIYPRHLPVAAEFVAHFPEQKFVLDHLAKPFIKKTELQPWANDLKKLAQHPFVFAKLSGLVTEADWHNWQPQDIRPYLEVALEAFGPDRLLIGSDWPVCRLAGEYEAVMQVVLDFINKLSASEQPAILGKNAIRFYNLVK, from the coding sequence ATGAAAATAGACGCGCACCAGCATTTTTGGCAATATTCCCCCTCTACCCACGCCTGGATTACCCCTGAAATGGCCATTTTACAGCGCCATTATTTACCCTCAGATCTTCAACCAGAACTGGAGCAGGTAGGCTTTGCCGGATGCGTAGCAGTGCAAGCCTCCCAAACCGAAGCTGAGACAGAATTTTTACTAAACTTAGCGACTAAATTTTCTTTTATTAAAGGCGTAGTTGGTTGGGTAGATTTACGAGCCGAAAATGCTCCCGAACGATTAGCCTATTTCGCTCAAAATCAGTTATTTAAAGGAGTACGTCATGTTGTTCAGGATGAGCCCGATGATTTATTCTTGTTACAACCCGCTTTCTTAAAAGGCATTTCGGCTCTCCAACCACTTGGCCTTACTTACGACATATTAATTTACCCCCGCCATTTACCAGTGGCCGCGGAGTTTGTAGCTCATTTTCCGGAGCAAAAATTTGTGCTCGACCATTTAGCAAAACCTTTCATTAAAAAAACTGAATTACAACCTTGGGCGAATGATTTGAAAAAGTTGGCTCAACACCCTTTCGTATTTGCTAAATTATCCGGGTTAGTTACCGAAGCCGATTGGCATAATTGGCAACCGCAAGATATACGCCCTTATTTAGAAGTAGCTCTAGAAGCTTTTGGCCCAGATCGTTTATTAATTGGCTCCGATTGGCCGGTTTGCCGTTTGGCCGGAGAATATGAGGCAGTGATGCAGGTAGTTCTGGATTTTATTAATAAGCTTTCTGCCTCGGAACAGCCAGCTATCTTGGGCAAAAATGCTATCCGGTTTTATAATTTAGTAAAGTAG
- a CDS encoding fumarylacetoacetate hydrolase family protein — MKLIRFGAPGQEKPGLQLPDNRRIDVSAFGEDYTEQFFATDGLVRLQAWADANAASAPEVSPETRLGPPIARPSKIICIGLNYSDHAKETNAATPQEPIVFFKATSSLVGPNDDLIIPKNSEKTDWEVELAVIIGKKTSYVDESEALDYVAGYALHNDYSERAFQLERGGQWVKGKSCDTFAPLGPFLATKDEVADVHNLRLWLTVNGEKKQDGNTSNLIFNVPFVVSYLSQFMSLLPGDIISTGTPAGVGLGFKPPHYLKPGDVVELGIDGLGTSKQVAQAFS, encoded by the coding sequence ATGAAACTAATCCGTTTTGGAGCGCCTGGTCAGGAAAAGCCGGGTTTGCAATTACCTGATAACCGCCGTATAGACGTTAGCGCCTTTGGAGAAGATTATACCGAACAGTTTTTTGCCACCGATGGCTTAGTCCGCTTGCAAGCCTGGGCAGATGCAAACGCCGCTTCGGCTCCTGAAGTAAGCCCCGAAACCCGATTAGGACCGCCCATTGCGCGCCCAAGTAAAATAATTTGTATTGGCCTTAATTATTCCGACCACGCCAAAGAAACCAATGCGGCAACTCCGCAGGAACCCATCGTTTTCTTTAAAGCTACCTCTTCTTTAGTGGGTCCGAACGATGATTTAATTATTCCGAAAAACAGCGAAAAAACGGATTGGGAAGTAGAACTAGCGGTAATTATTGGTAAAAAAACTTCTTACGTAGACGAATCCGAAGCTCTGGATTACGTAGCCGGTTATGCCCTCCACAATGATTATAGCGAACGGGCTTTTCAGTTAGAACGCGGGGGCCAATGGGTTAAAGGTAAAAGCTGCGATACTTTTGCGCCACTCGGACCATTCTTAGCCACCAAAGACGAAGTTGCTGATGTACATAATTTGCGGCTATGGCTAACCGTAAACGGCGAAAAAAAGCAAGACGGAAATACCAGCAATCTTATATTTAACGTACCTTTTGTAGTAAGTTACCTGAGTCAGTTTATGTCTTTATTGCCCGGCGATATTATTTCTACGGGTACTCCGGCTGGAGTAGGTTTAGGTTTTAAACCACCTCATTATTTAAAACCAGGTGATGTAGTGGAGTTAGGAATAGATGGTTTAGGAACCTCTAAACAAGTAGCCCAAGCATTTAGCTAA
- a CDS encoding HAD family hydrolase yields MIQTIIFDLGGVFVDWNPQYLYRKIFTDESEMHYFLENICTADWNEEQDGGRTIQEATDYLLAKHPEYADNIRAYYERWPEMLGGLISGTVDIFKELKAKKEYNFYALTNWSAETYPIAQEKYEFLSWFDGVVVSGTEKDRKPFASFYQTLLNRYNVNVSEAIFIDDNLRNVHAAEAVGIKTIHFTSPEALRAELNALGIL; encoded by the coding sequence ATGATACAAACTATAATTTTTGACTTAGGCGGCGTTTTTGTTGATTGGAATCCTCAGTACTTATACCGGAAAATTTTTACCGACGAATCCGAAATGCATTATTTTTTAGAAAATATTTGTACTGCGGATTGGAACGAAGAGCAAGACGGCGGACGAACTATACAAGAAGCTACAGATTATCTGCTGGCCAAACACCCGGAGTACGCCGATAATATTCGGGCTTATTACGAGCGTTGGCCAGAAATGCTGGGTGGCCTTATTTCGGGAACGGTAGATATTTTTAAAGAACTGAAAGCGAAAAAGGAGTATAATTTTTACGCGCTCACTAACTGGTCCGCCGAAACTTACCCGATTGCCCAGGAAAAATATGAATTTCTGAGCTGGTTTGATGGAGTAGTGGTATCAGGTACGGAAAAGGACCGTAAGCCTTTCGCCTCTTTCTATCAGACTTTATTAAACCGGTACAACGTTAATGTCTCCGAAGCAATATTTATTGATGATAACCTGCGGAACGTACACGCCGCAGAAGCTGTAGGGATTAAAACCATTCATTTTACCTCGCCCGAAGCCTTACGAGCCGAGTTGAATGCTTTAGGTATCTTGTAA
- a CDS encoding glutaminyl-peptide cyclotransferase: MISCSGDKKETTESQTVNQEPAIVAPVTLTYELVRTFPHDTTAFTEGLLVQDGQLYESTGSPEEMPQTRSVLGPVDLKTGKIDEKVKLDRTKYFGEGMVILNGKIYQLTYTTKIGFVYDAKTYQKLQEFTFPSKEGWGLTTDGTHLIMSDGTNLLTYLDPTTFKTVKTLNVKYNYDPLVNLNELEYVNNVLYANIYTTNSIVKIDAASGQATGILDLTPLINEVKKINPNALEMNGIAYNQAASTFYVTGKLWPNIFEIKIKP; the protein is encoded by the coding sequence ATGATTAGTTGCTCGGGCGATAAAAAAGAAACAACCGAATCGCAAACGGTGAACCAAGAACCAGCAATAGTAGCACCTGTTACTTTAACCTACGAACTAGTCCGTACTTTTCCGCATGATACTACTGCTTTTACCGAAGGCTTGCTCGTACAGGATGGGCAATTATACGAAAGTACCGGTTCGCCGGAAGAAATGCCCCAAACGCGCTCTGTACTAGGCCCCGTTGATTTAAAAACCGGTAAAATTGATGAAAAAGTAAAATTAGATAGAACCAAATATTTTGGCGAAGGAATGGTTATTTTAAACGGAAAGATATACCAGCTCACCTATACCACCAAAATTGGCTTTGTTTACGACGCTAAAACGTACCAGAAATTACAGGAATTTACTTTTCCGAGCAAGGAAGGTTGGGGCCTAACTACCGACGGTACTCATTTAATAATGAGCGATGGCACCAACTTATTAACTTACCTCGACCCTACTACTTTTAAAACAGTTAAAACCTTAAATGTAAAATATAATTACGACCCGCTCGTAAATTTAAATGAACTGGAATACGTCAATAATGTGCTGTACGCTAACATTTATACCACCAATAGCATTGTAAAAATTGATGCTGCCAGCGGTCAGGCTACCGGAATATTAGATCTTACTCCGCTTATTAATGAAGTAAAAAAAATAAACCCGAACGCACTGGAAATGAATGGCATTGCTTACAATCAAGCGGCCAGCACCTTTTATGTTACCGGTAAACTCTGGCCAAATATTTTCGAAATAAAAATAAAGCCTTAA
- a CDS encoding PAS domain S-box protein, translating into MLDSKFTFHTPQEEKERLHVLHQYEILDTEAEADFDAITKLAAYVCNTPISHISLIDQNCQWFKSAIGMDLTPTPRDTSFCQYTILNDDILEINDAHQDTLFSTYPSVLGDPHIRFYAGAPLISPGGYRIGALCVIDSTPKTLNDAQRHALQTLAREVVSHLELRRHRKNLELENNRLHLYQMLFNYSSEMMCIIDINTKRLLEVNAAFESIMGYSAHDLIGNSIDEFIHPDDKSHWMDLLEELPYHKAVESETRYFAKDGTIRWLSWNAQAVNGKLFAIARDITKLRRTGSENLNLEHLLIHVLDNSPSGICAFRSIRNKAGEILDFEWTMLNHATENIIGKKANELIGQSVSSLAGPVNTEIVLPLFKQVIEENLPLYQDQVFFDLEGKKHWLQLIANKLEDGLILILNNISERKLGEEKLEQQRTFYESILNNIPSDIAVLDQQQRYMFLNPMAVKDPEVRAWMIGKNDREYCTYRNRDIQIAYQREQAFNQAICEKQIVHWEDVSVKANQKPKYHLRRFNPIFDQTGNLQFVIGYGFDITDRKEMETELHYQKELVQQVIDTNPNLIYLKDNAGKFTLVNRAFANFLGFPADYLIGRTSQEFESTPEEAALSLEQDRQVLETGQTVEINEMHVISSQDGKRSCYHLLKVPFIQKDNQAQVLCIATDITEAKKAEHKLLENRNLLNESQQIAHLGSWSINLKTEEVVWSEEAFRISGFEPREKALSMEEYLTILHPDDVPLLIEKLELAITEHQSYAIELRLILPSGNLRYTCVLGRIEFDEVGQPSRLLGTVQDITDRKQIEQELIKAKEQAEELVRAKEMFLSTMSHEIRTPLNAVIGISHLLLQENPKSEQIENLKILRLSSENLLVLINDILDYSKIEAGKISFEKIDFNLSELIKNIRHSFGYQANEKDLKIRACLDNTLPAVIAGDPVRLNQIISNLLSNAIKFTAQGTITIDVILERETADQIEISFSVTDTGIGIPADKLDLIFESFTQAQSDTTRKFGGTGLGLTITKRLVELQGGRITVESTEAKGSTFTVTLAFTKRLQQVAPPDLYYATGTFQNLDHLRLLLVEDNEINQLVATRFLENWGITPDCAINGKIAVEKVQQQPYDIILMDLQMPVMDGFEATQLIRKMGGRNAEVPIIALTANVMPDARQKALQVGMNDFVSKPIDPAELHLKISKHTQSEILSKI; encoded by the coding sequence ATGCTTGATTCTAAATTTACTTTCCATACTCCGCAAGAAGAAAAAGAACGTTTACATGTTCTTCATCAGTACGAGATATTAGATACCGAAGCAGAAGCTGACTTTGATGCTATCACTAAATTAGCGGCTTATGTTTGCAATACGCCTATCTCTCATATTTCCCTGATTGATCAAAATTGCCAGTGGTTTAAATCAGCCATTGGGATGGATTTAACGCCAACCCCGCGTGATACTTCTTTTTGCCAGTACACCATTTTAAATGATGATATACTGGAAATAAACGATGCGCACCAGGATACTTTATTTAGTACTTATCCCTCGGTTTTAGGAGATCCGCACATTCGGTTTTATGCCGGCGCTCCACTAATTAGCCCGGGAGGATACAGGATAGGTGCCTTGTGCGTAATTGATTCTACTCCTAAAACCTTAAACGACGCCCAACGCCATGCGCTACAAACGTTGGCCCGGGAAGTAGTATCGCATTTAGAACTGCGTCGTCATCGTAAAAACCTGGAGCTGGAAAATAATCGCTTGCACCTTTACCAGATGCTGTTTAATTACAGCTCTGAAATGATGTGCATTATTGATATAAATACAAAAAGGCTTTTAGAAGTAAACGCTGCTTTTGAATCTATTATGGGCTATTCTGCCCACGATTTGATAGGAAATTCGATAGATGAATTTATTCATCCGGATGATAAATCACACTGGATGGACTTGTTAGAAGAACTGCCTTATCACAAAGCGGTTGAATCCGAAACGCGCTATTTTGCGAAAGATGGTACTATACGCTGGTTAAGCTGGAACGCCCAGGCGGTAAATGGGAAATTGTTCGCCATAGCCCGAGACATTACCAAACTGCGCCGAACGGGTAGTGAAAACCTGAATTTGGAACATCTACTCATTCACGTTTTAGATAACTCTCCTTCGGGTATATGTGCTTTCCGCAGCATTCGGAACAAAGCTGGTGAAATTTTAGATTTTGAGTGGACGATGCTCAACCATGCAACCGAAAACATTATTGGTAAAAAGGCAAATGAATTAATTGGGCAATCTGTTTCAAGCTTAGCGGGTCCGGTAAACACAGAAATTGTGCTGCCTTTATTTAAACAGGTTATTGAAGAAAATTTACCTTTATATCAAGATCAGGTTTTCTTTGACTTAGAAGGAAAGAAACATTGGTTACAGTTAATTGCCAACAAACTGGAAGATGGTCTTATTTTAATCTTAAACAACATTTCGGAACGTAAGTTAGGTGAAGAAAAACTAGAGCAGCAGCGTACCTTTTACGAAAGTATTTTAAATAATATTCCTTCGGATATTGCGGTATTAGATCAGCAGCAACGCTATATGTTCCTCAACCCGATGGCGGTAAAGGATCCGGAGGTGCGGGCTTGGATGATTGGGAAAAATGATCGGGAATATTGTACCTATCGTAATCGCGATATTCAAATTGCCTACCAGCGCGAGCAAGCATTTAATCAGGCAATCTGCGAAAAGCAGATTGTGCACTGGGAAGATGTAAGTGTTAAGGCTAACCAAAAACCAAAATACCATCTCCGCCGCTTTAACCCAATATTTGACCAAACTGGAAATCTACAATTTGTAATTGGATACGGCTTTGATATTACCGACCGCAAAGAAATGGAAACAGAACTGCACTACCAGAAAGAATTAGTGCAGCAGGTTATTGATACCAACCCCAATTTAATTTACCTGAAAGACAATGCGGGTAAATTCACATTGGTTAATCGGGCATTTGCTAATTTCCTGGGTTTTCCGGCAGATTACTTAATTGGCCGAACTTCGCAGGAATTTGAATCTACTCCGGAAGAAGCTGCTTTAAGCCTGGAACAAGATCGTCAGGTACTAGAAACCGGTCAAACAGTAGAGATAAATGAGATGCACGTTATTTCTTCGCAAGATGGCAAACGATCGTGCTATCATTTATTAAAAGTACCCTTTATCCAGAAAGATAATCAAGCCCAGGTATTATGCATTGCAACAGATATTACCGAAGCTAAAAAGGCAGAACACAAATTACTAGAAAACCGCAATTTGCTTAACGAATCACAGCAAATTGCGCATTTAGGTTCCTGGTCAATCAATTTAAAAACCGAAGAAGTTGTCTGGTCGGAAGAAGCATTTCGTATTTCGGGTTTTGAGCCCCGGGAAAAAGCACTTTCTATGGAAGAATATCTGACTATCCTTCATCCGGACGATGTGCCTCTGTTAATTGAAAAATTAGAGCTAGCTATTACCGAACACCAATCATATGCAATAGAGTTACGCTTAATCTTACCGAGTGGTAACTTGCGCTATACCTGCGTTTTAGGGCGTATAGAATTTGATGAGGTTGGCCAACCCAGTCGTTTACTGGGTACTGTACAGGATATTACGGATCGCAAGCAAATTGAACAAGAACTTATTAAAGCTAAAGAGCAGGCAGAAGAATTGGTGCGGGCAAAGGAAATGTTTTTATCCACGATGAGCCACGAAATCCGGACACCGCTGAATGCTGTAATTGGTATATCGCACTTACTTTTGCAGGAAAATCCTAAATCCGAACAAATTGAAAACTTAAAAATCTTGCGTCTTTCCAGCGAAAATTTACTTGTTCTTATCAACGATATTCTGGACTACAGTAAAATAGAAGCTGGTAAAATTTCTTTTGAAAAAATAGATTTTAATTTATCTGAATTAATTAAAAATATTCGGCATTCATTTGGCTACCAGGCCAACGAAAAAGATTTAAAAATAAGGGCCTGTTTGGATAATACTTTGCCAGCTGTTATTGCGGGTGATCCGGTTCGTTTAAATCAGATTATTAGTAATTTACTTTCAAATGCCATTAAGTTTACCGCTCAAGGTACTATTACTATTGATGTAATCTTGGAAAGAGAAACTGCCGACCAAATTGAAATATCATTTTCGGTAACAGATACAGGAATTGGCATTCCGGCAGATAAATTAGACCTTATTTTTGAGAGTTTCACGCAAGCCCAATCAGATACTACGCGTAAATTTGGTGGTACTGGTTTAGGTTTAACTATTACAAAGCGATTAGTAGAACTACAAGGTGGCCGCATTACAGTAGAAAGTACCGAAGCGAAAGGTAGCACTTTTACCGTAACCCTCGCCTTTACAAAAAGATTACAGCAGGTAGCTCCTCCTGATTTATATTACGCAACGGGTACTTTCCAGAATTTAGATCATTTGCGGTTGCTTTTGGTAGAGGATAACGAAATTAATCAGCTTGTTGCCACCCGCTTTTTAGAAAATTGGGGTATTACCCCCGATTGCGCTATTAATGGGAAAATTGCTGTAGAAAAAGTGCAGCAGCAACCGTACGATATAATTTTAATGGACTTACAAATGCCCGTGATGGATGGTTTTGAAGCGACCCAACTAATTCGGAAAATGGGCGGTCGTAATGCCGAGGTGCCCATTATTGCCCTAACCGCCAATGTTATGCCAGATGCCCGCCAGAAAGCACTGCAAGTAGGAATGAACGATTTCGTAAGTAAACCTATTGATCCGGCGGAGCTGCATTTAAAAATTTCTAAGCATACACAATCAGAAATTTTATCTAAAATTTAA
- a CDS encoding purple acid phosphatase family protein yields MFCKCWSQNLETTLVSPVNATPSPRPDRIILSWVSDPTQSFTVTWRTDNSVKTPRAEVAESNASPYFTSPTQVIPASTESIKTESGAALYHHVNFTKLKPNTLYAYRVGDGTYWSEWYQYKTANNQPEPFSFIYLGDAQNELFSLWSRTIRAAYASAPQAKFMVHTGDLINHAETDAEWQEWFAAGSFIHATIPSLPCPGNHEYTRTLAIPTLTRLWQPQFTLPANGVKGLEDTNYYVDYQNARIISLNSMMHVPAQADWLEKVLQHNPQPWTFVFFHYPVFSTSGRSEINNLAKYWKPIFDKYKVDLVMQGHEHNYARGINLPRRVTYKDKEAGTVYVVSVSGPKMYEVKSKPWMERIAENTQLYQVITVESDRLLYQSITVTGEVYDTFELRKQAGKPNKIVELKADVTTERHFNNTLPKLDK; encoded by the coding sequence ATGTTTTGCAAATGCTGGTCGCAAAATCTAGAAACTACTCTTGTTTCGCCGGTAAATGCTACTCCTTCGCCACGGCCCGATCGAATAATATTGAGTTGGGTAAGCGATCCTACCCAATCTTTCACCGTAACTTGGCGCACCGATAATTCCGTTAAAACACCTCGTGCAGAAGTTGCCGAATCCAATGCTTCTCCCTATTTTACTTCTCCGACCCAGGTTATTCCGGCCAGCACCGAATCTATCAAAACCGAAAGCGGAGCTGCTTTATACCACCACGTAAATTTTACTAAATTAAAACCCAATACTTTATATGCTTACCGGGTAGGCGATGGCACCTATTGGAGCGAATGGTATCAATACAAAACGGCGAATAACCAACCCGAACCTTTTTCTTTTATTTACCTCGGCGATGCCCAAAATGAATTATTTTCATTATGGTCGCGCACGATACGGGCGGCGTATGCCAGTGCGCCGCAGGCTAAATTTATGGTACATACCGGCGATTTAATTAATCACGCCGAAACAGATGCGGAATGGCAGGAATGGTTTGCAGCGGGTAGTTTTATTCATGCTACTATTCCCAGTTTACCGTGTCCGGGCAACCACGAATATACGCGTACCTTAGCTATACCCACCCTTACCCGCTTGTGGCAACCGCAATTTACCTTACCCGCAAACGGAGTAAAAGGCCTGGAAGACACCAATTATTACGTTGATTACCAGAATGCCCGCATTATTTCGCTGAACTCCATGATGCACGTACCCGCGCAAGCCGATTGGCTGGAGAAAGTTTTGCAGCATAATCCCCAACCCTGGACTTTTGTATTTTTTCATTACCCGGTTTTTTCCACTTCGGGTCGCTCCGAAATTAATAATTTAGCAAAATACTGGAAACCGATTTTTGATAAATATAAAGTGGATTTAGTAATGCAGGGCCACGAACATAATTATGCCCGGGGCATTAATCTGCCCCGGAGAGTAACTTACAAAGATAAAGAAGCGGGTACGGTTTACGTAGTATCAGTAAGTGGCCCTAAAATGTATGAGGTAAAGTCTAAACCTTGGATGGAACGCATAGCCGAAAATACGCAGCTTTATCAAGTTATAACGGTAGAAAGTGACCGGCTTTTGTACCAGTCCATAACCGTTACCGGCGAAGTTTACGATACCTTTGAACTGCGTAAGCAAGCGGGCAAACCTAATAAGATAGTGGAATTAAAAGCTGATGTAACTACCGAACGGCATTTTAACAATACTTTACCCAAGCTTGATAAATAA
- a CDS encoding SDR family NAD(P)-dependent oxidoreductase, which yields MLDLTGKTAVVTGGGSGIGKSISQLFAQQGAQVYILELNAEAGEQTIQEITAVGGKAILRTCNVSQQSEVLQVFDSIEQEAGTINILINNAGIAHVGNLENTTEADIDRIYKVNIKGMYNCMLAAVKSMKNANQGVIVNMASVAGSVGIPDRFAYSMSKGAVIAMTYSVARDYLPYNIRCNCISPGRVHTPFVDGFIAKNYPGREQEMFEKLSKTQPIGRMGSPSEIAHLALYLSSDEASFITGTDYPIDGGFITLNS from the coding sequence ATATTAGATTTAACGGGCAAAACGGCCGTAGTAACTGGTGGTGGTAGTGGTATTGGTAAAAGTATTTCTCAATTATTCGCTCAGCAAGGCGCTCAGGTTTACATTTTAGAGCTAAACGCCGAAGCCGGAGAACAAACCATTCAGGAAATTACCGCTGTCGGCGGAAAAGCTATCCTGCGTACCTGCAATGTGTCTCAACAATCGGAAGTTCTGCAAGTATTTGATAGTATTGAACAAGAGGCTGGAACAATCAACATTTTAATTAATAATGCTGGTATTGCCCACGTAGGAAATTTAGAAAATACCACTGAAGCCGACATTGACCGCATTTATAAAGTAAACATAAAAGGCATGTATAACTGCATGCTGGCGGCGGTTAAAAGCATGAAAAATGCCAATCAGGGAGTTATTGTAAATATGGCATCCGTAGCTGGTTCCGTGGGTATTCCCGATCGCTTTGCTTATTCTATGAGCAAAGGCGCCGTTATTGCCATGACGTACTCCGTAGCGCGGGATTATTTGCCTTATAATATCCGGTGTAATTGTATTTCGCCGGGGCGGGTTCATACTCCTTTTGTAGATGGCTTCATCGCCAAAAATTATCCGGGCCGGGAACAGGAAATGTTTGAGAAGCTTTCTAAAACGCAACCTATTGGTCGGATGGGTTCCCCATCCGAGATTGCGCACCTGGCACTTTACCTCAGTTCCGACGAAGCTAGTTTTATTACCGGCACCGATTACCCCATAGATGGTGGTTTTATTACCCTAAATAGTTAA